Within the Acidobacteriota bacterium genome, the region ATGGAGAATCGAAAAATCACATCGTTGTTCATCACGGACGACGCAGGACGACCGGAGGGGATCCTCCACATTCACGATCTATGGGGAATCGAGCTCTTCTGATGGCCGACGAAGCGAAGGAAGTGACCGAAGCGCCGGTTGTTCTCCGATTCATCGACGGGAGGACAGTTCGCCTGAGCTCGACTCCGACGATCGACATGGAAGCCCGGACCGTCGCATTTGCCGACGGTTCGCACGAGTCGATTCGATTCGATCAGCTCAAGGCGATCTTCTTTCGAGGTAGAGAAGACTCTCCGTCTTCGGGAAGCCTCGTGTCGATCGAGTTCGGGGATGGCGAGGTACTTCGCGGGATTGCTCCCGAATACAATCCGGCGTCGCCGGGTTTCTATCTTCATCCGACGGAAGACACGCGAATCGGCAAAGCATTCATCGTAACCGGCGCGGTCAATTCCATCGACGTCGAGCGTTTCTGACGCCCCGTCGGAAGGAGATCATGATGAAAACCCTCAGAGTTTCTCTGACAGCTTTGTTCGTCGCATTCGTTGCTTCGGGCGTGTCGGCTTCGACCGCATCCGAGCTTCGCGACGCTCTGATGAAGAGCGCCGGTCATCGCGCCGACTTCACCCAGGAGTTCACGGCAAAGGGCTTCAGCAAACCGCGTGTCGAATCGGGGAGCGTCGTGATTGGAAAACTTCCGAACATGCGCTGGAGCTACGAGAGCCCGGAGGTCAAGACGTTCGTTTTCGACGGCACGACCTCGTGGTTCTGGGCGAAGGAAGACAACCAGGTGCTCGTTCACGAGGTGGGCGCGGACGAGAGAGCGTCGCTCCCATTCGTGTTTCTGACGAACACGGAGTGGCTCGAACAGAATTACGCGATCTCGCAGGAGTCGAGGCAGGGCTCGAAGGTCGTGAAGCTCGCACCGAAAAAGCGGGGACTCGTCAGCGAGATCGAGATCGAGGTCGATCGCAGATCCGGATACGTCCGCGAGCTGAGCTGGGTCGACGACGCGGGCAACCGGACCAGGTTCCGGCTGTCGAACTACCGGCCGGTCCGAGTCGCTGCATCGACGTTCTCCTTCGACCCGCCTCCGGGCGCCTCGGTTGTCGAGAACTGACGAGAACTGACGAGAACTGACGAGAACTGAGAAGGGGAGGACAGGTGGCCAAAGACTTTTCATTCGACGTCGTTTCCGAGACGGACTTCCAGGAAGTGATCAACGCCGTGAATCAGGCGCAGAAGGAGCTTTCGCAGAGGTTCGATTTTCGCGGAAGCAAGAGCTCGATCGAGATCAAGGATCAGGAGATCGTGCTCGTGAGCGACGACGAGCAGAAGCTGGCGAGCGTCAGAGACGTTCTCGAGAGCAAGCTCGTCAAGAGGAAGGTCTCGCTGAAGGGAATCGACTATCAGAAGGTCGATCAGGCTTCGATGGGGACGGTCCGGCAGCACGCAAAAGTCGTTCAGGGAATCGAGCAGGAGAAGGCGAAAGCGATCGTCAAGACGATCAAGGACGCGAAGATGAAGGTCCAGGCTTCGATTCAGGGCGACCAGGTGCGGATCTCGGGTCGCAACAAGGACGAGCTTCAGGCGGCCATGGCGATCATCCGCGAGAAGGACTTCGGCATCCCGATTCAGTTCCAGAACTACCGCTGATTCTCCGGCGGGCCGAAATGGTTTATTCTTCGGAACTGTGACGATTTCCCGAGGCTCAATCGCCCGCGAGGCGACCGCCGCCACAACCGCGAAGTTTCTCGAAGTGATCGCGCCTCGTCTCCTTCTCGTCGAGGAAGAGCTGGAAAAGAACTTCCGCTCGGAGATCGCCACGATCAACGACGTCGGCCAGCATATTCTCGCGGGAGGGGGGAAACGGATCCGGCCCGCGCTGCTGCTCCTCTCCTCGTCGATGATCGGTTACGAGGGGGATGCCGACGTCCGGTACGCGGCGGTCATCGAGCTGATCCACACCGCGACGCTGGTTCATGACGACGTCATCGACGGCGCCGATACCAGACGCGGTCGCAGCTCGGTCAACTACCACTGGGGAAATCATCTGACGGTTCTGGTCGGAGACTATCTGTACACCCATGCGATGAAGATGGCGATTCGCGAAGGGCGGATGGAGATCGTCGATCTTCTCTGCGACGCGACGATCCATCTCACCGAGGGTGAGATCCTGGGGCTCGAGACGAAGGGGCGGATCGATCTGACCAGTGACGAGTACTTCGAGCTGATCGGCAGAAAGACGGCGTCGCTTTTCGCTGCCGGCTGCCAGCTTCCCGGACACCTCGTCGATCTCGACCCGGCCGAGCTCCGCGCGCTTCACGATTACGGATACAACCTGGGAATCTGCTTCCAGCTCACCGACGACCTGCTCGACTACACGCAGACCGCGAATGTGATCGGCAAGCCGGTTCTGGCGGATCTCCGCGAGGGGAAGGCGACGCTCCCGTTGATTCTCGCGCTGCAGGACGCCTCCGG harbors:
- a CDS encoding YajQ family cyclic di-GMP-binding protein is translated as MAKDFSFDVVSETDFQEVINAVNQAQKELSQRFDFRGSKSSIEIKDQEIVLVSDDEQKLASVRDVLESKLVKRKVSLKGIDYQKVDQASMGTVRQHAKVVQGIEQEKAKAIVKTIKDAKMKVQASIQGDQVRISGRNKDELQAAMAIIREKDFGIPIQFQNYR
- the lolA gene encoding outer membrane lipoprotein chaperone LolA, which translates into the protein MKTLRVSLTALFVAFVASGVSASTASELRDALMKSAGHRADFTQEFTAKGFSKPRVESGSVVIGKLPNMRWSYESPEVKTFVFDGTTSWFWAKEDNQVLVHEVGADERASLPFVFLTNTEWLEQNYAISQESRQGSKVVKLAPKKRGLVSEIEIEVDRRSGYVRELSWVDDAGNRTRFRLSNYRPVRVAASTFSFDPPPGASVVEN
- a CDS encoding polyprenyl synthetase family protein, whose product is MTISRGSIAREATAATTAKFLEVIAPRLLLVEEELEKNFRSEIATINDVGQHILAGGGKRIRPALLLLSSSMIGYEGDADVRYAAVIELIHTATLVHDDVIDGADTRRGRSSVNYHWGNHLTVLVGDYLYTHAMKMAIREGRMEIVDLLCDATIHLTEGEILGLETKGRIDLTSDEYFELIGRKTASLFAAGCQLPGHLVDLDPAELRALHDYGYNLGICFQLTDDLLDYTQTANVIGKPVLADLREGKATLPLILALQDASGDDVDRVRRIAGENVFESGDERALLEMLERHRAIDRAREIAREYADRALGALESFPASVSREGLEFAVGYVLDRDR